One window of Populus nigra chromosome 5, ddPopNigr1.1, whole genome shotgun sequence genomic DNA carries:
- the LOC133693967 gene encoding uncharacterized protein LOC133693967, which produces MARRRVKTTVKESAPSNQENQSQIEEPKHFPLIDQEVERQIVAIRSMRDVGIEHLLTELRLLRSYFSKEQLNTPALQFFKENLPNLSIERNEENGEFLVKWNDNVDDLSDGANINASLLRRLSLAYPSCSANLSVGRFGLSSDAVKTSIFGAADNLQMTDIVLEGQSDSQMLGMHDGLRTPGVTSQRLSIGMTPKTQRLPKRGEILLSVRGSPLGVFKEDNMEAINESDED; this is translated from the exons ATGGCTAGACGGAGAGTTAAAACGACGGTTAAAGAATCTGCACCAAGTAACCAAGAGAACCAGTCCCAAATTGAAGAACCCAAACATTTTCCATTAATCGACCAAGAAG TGGAGCGTCAAATTGTGGCAATTAGGTCAATGCGTGATGTGGGAATCGAGCATTTGCTAACAGAATTGCGATTGCTGCGCTCTTATTTTAGTAAGGAACAGCTGAATACACCTGCTTTgcagttttttaaagaaaacctGCCCAACTTGTCTATTGAAAGAAATGAGGAAAATGGAGAGTTTCTTGTGAAGTGGAATGACAATGTTGATGATTTATCAGATGGGGCAAACATAAATGCTTCTCTCTTACGCCGTTTGTCCTTGGCTTACCCTAGTTGTTCTGCTAACTTATCTGTTGGTCGTTTCGGATTATCAAGCGATGCAG TGAAAACAAGCATCTTTGGCGCTGCGGATAATTTGCAGATGACAGACATT GTTTTGGAGGGTCAATCTGATTCTCAGATGCTTGGGATGCATGATGGTCTCCGAACCCCTGGG GTTACCAGTCAGAGGCTGTCCATTGGGATGACACCAAAAACTCAAAGGCTGCCGAAACGTGGTGAAATACTTCTCTCTGTCCGGGGTTCACCCCTTGGTGTCTTCAAGGAAGATAACATGGAAGCCATAAATG AATCAGATGAAGATTGA